The genomic DNA TCGCAAAGACCGGCCTGATGGGGCGCAGAAAACTCGCCCACGTCCGTGAGACAGCCGAATCGCAAGGATGGCTCAATCCAGCGGCGTCCGTGCCCGCTGACGCGGACCTTGCTTCGTTTTTTCCTGGCCGGGCATCGAAGCAGCCATCCACTTCCAGTATCATCCCCTTCCAAGACGACGTCCGGGACTGGGTCAAGCAGGGCGTTGCCGGCTGCACGATCCACCAAGCCCTGATTCGCAAGCACGGTTTATGACCGAAAGTTCCAGTACCTGACCAGGGTGGACCTGCTCGTCATTGACGATTTCGGCCTCAAGCCGCTGTCCTTGAACCAGGATGAGGATTTTCACGACGTGGTGGCCGAGCGCTACGAACAGCACCCGACGATCATCACCAGCAATCTGGACTTTGAGGAATGGGGAGTACGCCGAGGTGGTCTGGGACCAGAAGGTCGAGACCTGGCTTGGCTGCCACCGCCGGGCCTTTGAGTTCTTCGGCGGCGTCCCGGCGCGGATTGTCATCGACAACCCCAAGTGCGCCATCACCAAGGCCTGCTACCATGATCCAGAGGTACAGCGGGCCTATGCCGAGATAGCCGAGGGCTACGGCTTCCTCATCTCCCCTTGTCCGCCACGGGACCCCCAGAAAAAGGGAATCGTCGAGTCCGGGGTCAAGTACATCAAGAACAACTTCCTGCCCTTGCGTGACTTCCGAGACATCGCCGACGCCAACCGCCAGTTGCTAGAGTGGATCATGGGCACGGCCGGCAACCGTGTCCACGGCACCACCCATGAGCGGCCGCTGACGCGTTTTGCCGAGGCGGAACACCGGGAAAACCGGTCGTGCTCTTTCGCTATCATCCGAGCCGGGCCGGCAACGTGGCTGCGGAAATTCTGGGCGACTTCAAAGGCTATCTGACACAGACCGACGGCTACAGCGGCTACGAGGCTCTGGGCGAACGGGAAGGTCTGCGCCACCTCGGCTGCATGGCCCATGTCCGGCGCAAATTCGTCGAGGTCGAGAAGACTGCCGGCAAGAAGGGCAAGGGCGGTACGGCCCATGCCACCCTGGACCTGATCGGCAAGCTCTACGACGTGGAGCGCCAAGCCGAAAAGCAGCAGCTCAATCCGGAGCAGATCAAGGTCCTGCGAGCCGAAAAATCCAGGCCGATCCTGGACAAGCTCAAGGCGCTGCTCGATGCCCGCGCTGCCACCACCCCGCCCAAGAGTCTGCTCGGCAAGGCCATCGGCTATGCCATCAAACAGTGGGAGCGGTTGGTCGTCTACCTGGAAGACGGCCGACTGCGTCCGGACAACAACATCGGTTCAGGCGCGGTTGCCATGTCTGCTTGAGCCGACGCGAGCAGCGGCACGGGGACGATGGTGACGAAAGACGCGACTCCACAGTCGTCCGTTGCCCCTAAACGCTTCCGCCAATAGCTCAAGGAACTCTGAGACAGACCATGCCGCCGGCAGTATGCTCCTTGGCTCAGGCCGCTCTTGTGCCAAGCCGCAATATGTTCAGACCAGTAAGCCGCCTTCTTGGAACATCCCTCTGCTGCTGATGTGGCCATGGTCGTCCTCCTGTGGGATAAACCATGACAGAAAACTCAAGCGGCGTAAGAAGGGCCTGATTGACCGGTTACACAGTAACTGGTATAAGGCGACTTCGTCGCCGAGGCCAGAAGCGGCGCATCAACTGGCAAGCCTTCAGTCCAATCGTCAGCCTGTGGATCCCCACGCTCAAAGTCATGCATCCTCATCCAAACCAGTGCTTTTACGCCAAACACCCGAGGCAGGAGCCTAGTGCGGTAGTTCCGCTCGCTGGGATCTGTGCGGGGGCCATCCGAAAGGGTGGTCCCTACCGCGACCTTTCAATGACGATTAGTTATCATTGACATGCGACCGATATCTTTGCTTTTTATAAAGCTTTGAAACGATTTTGTATCAACAACTATAAGCTCCATTAACTTTGACACCAAACGATTGGCGTTGGCATTTGGATGATGGTCAACCCTGCTAAGTGCAAAATTTACAAGCGGTTCGTTTGTTTGTTGAAACAAATCATTTAAATCAAAGACCGTTAATTGATGAGATTTCAGTTCTTCCTCAACCTGCTTATTTATTTTGGCCGCAGAAGAAGTCCAATCATTTTGGAATATTGGCCAAATAAGCGCAATGCCTTCACATCGATGTTCATTTAACCATAATTCCATTCTTCTAAGTGCCGCACTCACGTCCTGCCATCCTGCCTTGTTCTTGTCATGTTGCGCAGCAAGATAGTCCGATGTTGTGGCGAAATGTTCTTCTATTAGTCTAAAGCTCTTGATGAATCTGTAGTATGCATAAGAACCAGCACTTGTTATTAGAATGCGATTTAACTCTTTGTACCACATTGGTTCATCGGCTGGTGTTATTGTTAATGGGTGAGTTTCGGCGTCATTCATCACATAGTTAAGAAAAACTAGGTCTGGTTGCAATTTATCACCATCATGCAAAAGGACATCAACCTCTTCTTTGGTGTTCATTCCGCAGTGCCCTAGGTTGTAAACCTCTACGTTTGCTGTATCTCGTAGGAGTTTAGTGATCTGCCTCTCCAATAAATACCCCATGGTCTGTTGGCGCGATAATCCAGCTCCTTCAGTATATGAATCACCAATTAAAACGATACGATACGTATTGTCAGGCTTTGGAATAATAAAATCGCGGTCACGATGGCCGAAGTTGTTTAAGGGGAAATATACTCGATCAGGCCAAAAAAATTTTTCGCCTGGATTGTTAGCCCAAGACGTGTAAACAGGAAAAATGCGAGCTGTGGTTTCTATCATTACTGTTGAAACTGAAAGCATAAACCAAACATTTAGCAACACATACAAAAATTTGTTTGTTTTTGCACATGAATAACATAGATATGATAAATACATGCCAAAACCAGTCCAAAGCGTAAATAGGAATAGCATAGCGGTATAAAAAACTATCCCCCACCATGCGGACACATTGACAACATTGGAACGATATAACAACAGAACAAAAACACCAAAGAAAGGCATGAACTTTGCAAATCTGATTTTTGTTTTGACAGGGATGGACGCAGCTTGAACAGCTGGGACGACAACTAGGCCAGCAATCAATAAAAAAATGGTCGCAATTGCTATCATACTAAAGATAGTATGTGATGGAGTGTACGCCAAAACGATGCTATATTTACGACCATTCGTATTTGGGTCACTATTGTCACTGGTAGAAAATAAAAGTTCATCCCCCCAGTGCGAATACCGACCTTTCCCATCTTGAATTATATTTAAATGTATAGAATGAGGTGGCCCAAGAAGCATGTTCTCTTCATATAAGTTCACCTGCCAAATGCTATTCCATGAAAGAGGAAGGTTATCAGAGTATAGTCTATAAAATGGAATGGCTACAGACCACATGTTACGATCTACCTGAGTAAATGAATCTCGTAATATCTTTTCTTGTGGCGGCAATAAGTATCGCCAGCTAAAAATAATAATCAGAACGGCGACGACGAAAAATATTATAAATGATAGTTTTTTGGCAGAGCGCATCTTTAAGACTCCTGGCGTCAGATATGAGACCACTGCACAATTCTTTGAGGTCCCTGAATTCCGTCTTTCTGGTCTTTTTCGAGGGGAAGATCGGCAGTTAAGCGTGATTTTCCGCCGATCTCAGGCGATTTATCACCTCCTTTGGCTGCTTTCGCCGCCAAAGGAAGCACTTATCCTCAGCATGCAGCCTTTAGAACGGCTTTTTTTAGGTTGAAAGCCATGGCGTTGAGGAGAAACTCCAGCTCGACCTTGGC from Solidesulfovibrio carbinolicus includes the following:
- a CDS encoding SGNH/GDSL hydrolase family protein encodes the protein MRSAKKLSFIIFFVVAVLIIIFSWRYLLPPQEKILRDSFTQVDRNMWSVAIPFYRLYSDNLPLSWNSIWQVNLYEENMLLGPPHSIHLNIIQDGKGRYSHWGDELLFSTSDNSDPNTNGRKYSIVLAYTPSHTIFSMIAIATIFLLIAGLVVVPAVQAASIPVKTKIRFAKFMPFFGVFVLLLYRSNVVNVSAWWGIVFYTAMLFLFTLWTGFGMYLSYLCYSCAKTNKFLYVLLNVWFMLSVSTVMIETTARIFPVYTSWANNPGEKFFWPDRVYFPLNNFGHRDRDFIIPKPDNTYRIVLIGDSYTEGAGLSRQQTMGYLLERQITKLLRDTANVEVYNLGHCGMNTKEEVDVLLHDGDKLQPDLVFLNYVMNDAETHPLTITPADEPMWYKELNRILITSAGSYAYYRFIKSFRLIEEHFATTSDYLAAQHDKNKAGWQDVSAALRRMELWLNEHRCEGIALIWPIFQNDWTSSAAKINKQVEEELKSHQLTVFDLNDLFQQTNEPLVNFALSRVDHHPNANANRLVSKLMELIVVDTKSFQSFIKSKDIGRMSMITNRH